Within Vicia villosa cultivar HV-30 ecotype Madison, WI linkage group LG1, Vvil1.0, whole genome shotgun sequence, the genomic segment ATTTAATCCCATATCAAATAGTGATTTTGGAGTAAACTTGATCAAGTCCAGTCCAATCAGAACTTCAAAGGCTCGTTGAAGATCAATGTCATCTCCAAATTAAAAAGATGAAAGGGAAAAACTACTCAGTCGATCGTCCTTAAGAGACAACCAAAGGCAAGCACCTAAAAGATAGCATGACCTCCATGGGTGTGGTTAAGCAAGATAGCCACAAAGGTCTCGACTGCTCTACATCGCCCTTACATGGACGAGACCCCGTAAAAACAGTCACAAAGGATATAAGAGAATCATAAGGCGATATTTAAGAATGATTTAATACTCTATCAAGGACATATGTTGACCTGGACCATCAAGAAGATAGCAAGGAGAAAATTTTAAGCATGTGCAACATGCAAACAACCAAAAACTACTTTATATCTTGTGGCCATGTCAAACTTCACATCCATATCCTAAACATGTTTACTAAATAGAGAAATCACCAAAATTTATTGTACTTTAGGAAGGATGGTGTTATTTATAGTAAACCTCTAAGGTCAAAAACTATAATCACAACGCTAAAACAATCTAAAACTCGGATGAAATCAAGGTCCATACCATATATCCCAATATCTCTCAATATCATATCGAGTAACACCCAAGATTGGGCTATAGAAGCCACAAACACGTAAGAGGCAACCTCTACTGTTGAGTAGAAAATCTAATCCCCCATCTCTAATAGGTAAATAAGTTGCTCTACATTGAAGTTCTCCCAAAGAAATGATCACTACCAACCACGATGTCTTCAATTGTCCTTTCCAACTCTTTATCAAACTAAATAATTGCTTTCTCCATATCATTATGTTGATACGTTCTAAGGCCAAAAAAGAGTTTAACAATGCCCATGCAAGAACGAAATAGAAACAACTCTTTCCAAGAATCTTTTAGTTGTGGCGAAAGATGCATTAACTCAACATCCATGCCCCTCTCTTCATGAACAACCCTATGATATATCCTTCATCTTGACGAAAAGCCTCTCCAAACTACATCATCCCCAACATTGTCCCCATCTCCTTTAAATCCCTTATGATAATCCCATCATAtctaaaaaatttaagaaattcataattaaaaaacGAAAGTTTCTCATCTAACCATATAGGTCTCTTATAGACCACGCAAAATTCCAATTTTGTCTCATGTTTTCGTAGATGCaccccatattttgaaaaaatttgctttcttccggagatgcatctacggaagcgtataaaacatagtgaaacttgggattttctcaattaattgggaacATCCCaagttctgtagatgcatctacgtaaCACTCTATTGGATAAACCCATCAAAACTTTCCGTAGATGTAACTACGGAagatttttcccaattaattgataaacctttccgtagatgtatctagggaagatttttcccaattaattgaaaatttgagattttctcaattaatttgtaatttaattgaagatttttccaattaattgggaaaatcccaaattaattaagtttgatTACATCTACTTAAtcgttaaaacatagtgaaatttgagtttttcacaattaattgggaaaatcccaagtttcGCTATGTTTTAAGGGGTTCCATAGATGCATATACGAAagaaaccaattttttttaaaaaaaaggtgcTTATGGAGATGTATCTATTTTATCAATTCGATAGTGCTTGAGAGATATATGAGGTAGGTTAAGAAATTCTCTTAAAAAAATATCTTACATTAATTAGTTTAATTGCTTAAAAAACATCAGATCATAGTTATTGATTCTATCATCAACTAATTTTTAAGTAAGACAGCAAAAACTTAAAAtattatctaaaaaatatattttataacttAAAAATGGATAAATTTAAGAACAATCTTGTTATTAAATgagtttttatatttaatgatgaggatatattttttctttttattcaattaaaaaaagcaCTTTTCTCACATGGATTAACTTACCTCTAGGCATACATACTTCAtacttgaaaagaaaaaaaattatcccAATCAAGTTAGTTGTGATTTTATGGAGATACAAAGCAAAAATCACTTTTTGCCAACTGTCCACTTATGAAAAAGACTTAAGTGATGATGAAATTGAAAATGGACGCAGTTACAATAGCTTTGGCTGCAACACACACAGCACACTACACTACACTACACTATAGTCTATTCTATAATCTATAATCTATTCTACAGCTTTTATTTTGATTTCAACCGAACCAACCAAAGACATTAATTACCACCATTTaattccattttcaaaaagcaacCTCAAATGTCAGTTTTAGCGTGCATCACTTAACAACGTGGTAGAATGTGTTAACTTTGTGTGTGTCTTTGTTTTATTGTTTCTTCTCTCAGTACCAGAAATTGATTGTTGTACTACATACTTTCTCACCAAAAATTATCACTTAGGAAAGTGTCTCAAAACAAGGTAATGTTCAATGTTGTGAGTCTCATAAAACATCCTTAACTGTTTtgtatttttgtgtgttttggattcttctgtttttttttttgtttctttctcttcACCCTTCTTCTGGTTTACCTCAAAGTTTAAAACTTTATTACTGTCTTAACACTGTTCTCCATTTTCTAGTAAACTCCAACTTGGTGTATGTGTAAGATCTTGGTTTACCATTCTTTTCTtacctctctctctctttttacTTTACTTTCTTATTGGTATATGGTAATGCTTTCAATGTGTTTTTTTTAGCTTTAAACGTGAAAAGGGTATGTGTATATTGATGGGTTTTGTGTATACTCAAATGGGTAATGTTTGTAATTGTTTATTATGTGAtgattatgaaaaaaattgagtCTTGGGTGTTGTTGGTGTTTACATGGAGAGTGAAGTTTGGTAGTTGTCATTTTGATTTGCTAGTGGATGGATCtaaagaatatatatttttttttctacttGTGTGGTTGAGAGATTAACAACAAAGAGTTTACAAACTTGTGTGATCTTGTCTAGTATTATTTTAGTAGATTTTTGTTTGTTACATTCTGGTGGATTCTCAAGATTTTCAGTTAgagtttttgttttaatattgCAACTTGTTGATGTATGATTGTTCATCAATTTATTCCATACATGGCAAAAGATTCTTGTTGTCTACAGTTTTGGTGGTTTTTGATTCTGATACCAAGATGCTGTTTTCTGTTGCAGGTTTTCAAACTTCAACGGTAatgtaaaaaaatgaaaaaagaaaagcattaatatatagatatatagaTAGATATACACATGTTGgatttggaagttggagcttTTTAAGGTGTTAGTGGAATGGTATGAATCTTTTTAAAAAGACAAAGAAACAGTGTAATCAGAAAGTGAAGGATAAAGAAATGAGAAAAAGTGAGGTGGAGTCAGATTTGTGTCTCTGGTTATAGAATTGTTTAGTGTTTGTTACATCTCTGTTGGCTATGTTCCCTGAGCTGACTCGGTGCGTCCGGACTCCGTGGCATTTGCCGTTGGCCAAGGAAACAATCTCTTGTTAGAGTCTCTTACCATTTAAGAGAACCTTTGCTTAAACAATTAGATATTCCCAATCTAGACTATTTATCTTTCTCTCTCTGCCTTGTTTGCTGTCAAGATTCGATCGATCATCCTCTTCGGTATTTAACCTTGCATCCCTTAGAAACTTTTCTTTTCTCCCTTAAAGCCATTAAACTTGGATAAATTTCAGTGTTAGCTGGTGTTGCCTTCAATCAAAGATTGTGTTGTGAGAGGAAAGTAGATCTTGTATTGTGAAGATGAAGTTTATGAAGCTTGGTTCAAAGAAAGATACCTTTCAGACCGATGGAAATAACAATGTTCGGTAAGATAATGCATTTTCTTTTAGTATATAGACATTGTTCTTTAATATTAGTTTGCTGAAGTTTTTGTTGCCATTAGAATTATAGTTGTTCTTGATTTCTCGACGTAGTCACGATACTTGCATTCTGCccgttttttttttatgaactCTATTTTTCGGGTTAGTTTGCGTTAAAAAGATGCATTTTATGTGCAGGTTCGTGGCAAGTGATTTGGCATCGGATATCGTTGTTAGCATAGATGATATGAAGTTTCACTTACACAAGGTATGCTTAAATCCATCAACCATGTTTAATTTCCGACTAAATATTTCCTGATAGCCCTTTAACGGTTTCTAGAAGTCTCAAGGATTTATAGCAATTTGTGCAAAGTAATGATATTCTTAACTGTTTTATGCGCAGTATCCTCTTATATCGAAGAGTTCTCACTTACAGAAGTTGATTTCCCTCAGTAATGAAGAAAGCGTAGATGAAATTCAAATTTCTGACATTCCTGGTGGTGCAAGTGCATTTGAGATATGTGCTAAGTTTTGCTATGGCATGACAGTTACTCTCAATGCTTACAATGTGATTGCTACTAGATGTGCGGCTGAGTATCTTGGAATGCACGAAACCATTGAGAAAGGAAACCTTCTTTACAAAATCGATGTTTTCCTTAGCTCTAGCATTTTTCGTAGTTGGAAGGATTCAATCATCCTTCTTCAGTCTACAAAATCTATGCTACCCCGGGATGAGGAGCAAAAGGTCGTCAATCGTTGCATTGAATCAATAGCAAATAAAGCGTGTGTTGATGTATCCAAAGTTGACTGGTCTTACACGTATAACCGAAAAAAGCTCCTGGAGGAAAACGGAGTTGAGTCAAACCAGATTGGAGTCAGAACTCGGAACGTGCCAAAAGACTGGTGGGTTGAAGATTTATGCGAGCTTGAAGTTGACATGTTCAAATCTGTGATAGCAAATATCAAAAACAAGGAAATTCAATCTAATGATGTAATTGGTGAAGCCTTGAAAGCTTATGCTTACAGAAAGTTGCCAAATTTCAGCAAGGGTATGATCCCATGCGGGGATGTCTCGAAGCATCGTTTAATTGTTGAAACTATTGAGAAGTTGTTGCCTGCCGAGAAAGGAAGTGTTTCATGCAGGTTCTTAGTGAAACTATTGAAAGCTGCCATTTTTGTCGAATCAGAAGGTAGGATCAAAGAAGCGCTAGTGAAGAGAATCGGTCAGCAGCTGGAAGAGGCTTC encodes:
- the LOC131643383 gene encoding BTB/POZ domain-containing protein NPY2-like, encoding MKFMKLGSKKDTFQTDGNNNVRFVASDLASDIVVSIDDMKFHLHKYPLISKSSHLQKLISLSNEESVDEIQISDIPGGASAFEICAKFCYGMTVTLNAYNVIATRCAAEYLGMHETIEKGNLLYKIDVFLSSSIFRSWKDSIILLQSTKSMLPRDEEQKVVNRCIESIANKACVDVSKVDWSYTYNRKKLLEENGVESNQIGVRTRNVPKDWWVEDLCELEVDMFKSVIANIKNKEIQSNDVIGEALKAYAYRKLPNFSKGMIPCGDVSKHRLIVETIEKLLPAEKGSVSCRFLVKLLKAAIFVESEGRIKEALVKRIGQQLEEASANDILIRAPDGETTMYDVGIVQKIVREFLMKDHNSEIESVGGGELERIRKPGILSDASKLMVAKLIDGYLAEIAKDPNLPLSDFVNLAELVSGIARPAHDGLYRAIDTYLKEHPGINKGDKKKICKLMDCRKLSVDACLHAVQNERLPMRVVVQVLYFEQVRTAASSGTSTPDITTRGIKDLSIGSNGSSRSGTTNPEDDTDAVATAEELKALRKELASLRLSNGVGNGYKDGDAKPSMDKAVIGKMKGLLKSKKSFIKLWASKGGHGENSGSDSSESIGSANPEEVKSTPSRNRRHSVS